The following proteins come from a genomic window of Thermoproteus sp.:
- the rpsJ gene encoding 30S ribosomal protein S10 translates to MIARRKVRIRLYGTNYADLENVAREIVDIAKKMGVEVSGPVPLPTKRLMVVTRKAPSGEGYHTYEHWELRIHKRLIDIEANDKVIRRLMTIKVPDTVKIELQLI, encoded by the coding sequence ATGATCGCGAGGAGAAAGGTAAGAATAAGGCTCTATGGGACCAACTACGCTGACCTTGAAAACGTCGCGAGGGAAATTGTAGACATAGCGAAGAAGATGGGCGTAGAGGTCAGCGGCCCTGTGCCGTTGCCCACTAAACGACTTATGGTGGTCACCCGTAAGGCCCCCTCGGGCGAGGGCTACCACACTTACGAGCACTGGGAGTTGAGGATACACAAGAGGCTTATAGATATAGAGGCCAACGACAAGGTGATAAGGCGGCTTATGACCATAAAAGTTCCGGATACAGTAAAAATAGAGTTGCAGTTAATTTAA
- the tuf gene encoding translation elongation factor EF-1 subunit alpha — MPSIILNPKPSALQKPHLNLAVIGHVDNGKSTLTGRLLYETGYVDEKAFKEIEEMAKKMGKEDFAFAWILDRFKEERERGVTIEATHVGFETNKYFLTIIDLPGHRDFIKNMIVGTSQADAAMLVISARPGEFETAIGPQGQGREHLFLAKTLGVNQLIVAVNKMDVVNYDQKRFEQIKGEVVKMLKLLGYDPNKVPIIPVSAVKGDNIRSKSQNMPWYNGPTLLEAFDLLEPPQRPIEKPLRLPIQDVFSITGAGTVVVGRVETGVIKPGDRVIIMPPAKVGDVRSLETHHMKLDEAKPGDNIGVNLRGIEKEDVKRGDVLGKVENPPTVAEEIVARVIVLWHPTAIGPGYAPVMHVHTATVPVQITELISKLDPRTGQTIEQKPQFIKQGDVAMVRLKPLKPVVVEKFSEFPALGRFALRDMGRTIAAGQVIEVKPAQVQSK, encoded by the coding sequence ATGCCGTCGATAATACTAAACCCTAAGCCGTCGGCGCTACAGAAGCCCCACCTGAACCTAGCGGTCATAGGCCACGTCGACAACGGCAAGTCGACGCTGACGGGCAGGCTCCTCTACGAGACCGGCTACGTCGACGAGAAGGCCTTCAAGGAGATCGAGGAGATGGCCAAGAAGATGGGCAAAGAGGACTTCGCCTTCGCCTGGATTCTAGACCGATTTAAAGAGGAGCGCGAGAGGGGCGTGACCATAGAGGCCACACACGTGGGCTTCGAGACCAATAAGTACTTCCTGACCATTATAGACCTGCCGGGACACCGCGACTTCATCAAGAACATGATCGTTGGCACAAGCCAAGCCGACGCCGCCATGTTGGTCATATCAGCGAGGCCAGGCGAGTTCGAGACCGCTATAGGCCCGCAGGGACAGGGGAGGGAGCACTTGTTCTTAGCTAAGACGTTGGGAGTCAACCAGCTCATAGTAGCGGTCAACAAGATGGACGTAGTCAATTACGACCAGAAGAGGTTCGAACAGATAAAGGGCGAGGTGGTCAAGATGCTCAAGCTGTTGGGCTACGACCCCAACAAGGTCCCCATAATCCCCGTGAGCGCGGTCAAGGGCGACAACATCAGGAGCAAGTCTCAAAACATGCCGTGGTACAACGGGCCGACGCTCCTCGAGGCGTTCGACCTCCTCGAGCCGCCGCAGAGGCCCATAGAGAAGCCGCTTAGGCTGCCGATACAAGACGTCTTCTCGATCACTGGCGCGGGCACCGTCGTCGTGGGCAGAGTCGAGACCGGCGTGATCAAGCCTGGCGACAGAGTGATAATAATGCCGCCGGCTAAAGTCGGCGACGTCCGCTCCCTCGAGACTCACCACATGAAGCTAGACGAGGCGAAGCCTGGCGACAACATAGGCGTGAACCTTAGAGGTATAGAGAAGGAGGACGTGAAGCGCGGCGACGTGTTGGGCAAGGTCGAAAACCCGCCGACCGTGGCGGAGGAGATAGTGGCGCGCGTCATAGTATTGTGGCACCCCACCGCAATAGGCCCCGGCTACGCGCCCGTGATGCACGTACACACGGCCACAGTGCCCGTCCAGATAACGGAGCTCATATCCAAGCTGGACCCGCGCACTGGCCAGACCATAGAGCAGAAGCCTCAATTCATCAAACAAGGCGACGTAGCTATGGTGAGGCTGAAGCCTCTGAAGCCCGTTGTAGTGGAGAAGTTCAGCGAGTTCCCAGCGCTGGGTCGCTTCGCTCTACGCGATATGGGCCGCACGATTGCTGCTGGACAGGTAATTGAAGTCAAGCCTGCTCAAGTACAGTCGAAGTAA
- a CDS encoding RidA family protein yields MKEVVYTRSAPEPIGPYSQAIKTGGLLFVSGQIPIDPKTGEVVKGGIKEQARQVLENIKAILQAAGYELSDVAMAFVFLSDLSLFGQFNEVYAEYFKDKPPARVTVQAARLPRDVLVEIAVIAVK; encoded by the coding sequence ATGAAGGAGGTTGTATACACGAGATCGGCGCCGGAGCCCATAGGCCCCTACAGCCAGGCGATAAAGACAGGGGGGCTGTTGTTCGTGTCGGGGCAGATACCCATAGACCCCAAGACCGGCGAGGTCGTAAAGGGCGGCATAAAAGAACAGGCAAGACAGGTCCTAGAAAACATAAAGGCTATATTACAGGCCGCGGGGTACGAGCTGTCTGATGTTGCTATGGCTTTTGTCTTCCTGTCGGACCTATCTCTCTTCGGCCAGTTCAACGAGGTATATGCAGAATACTTTAAGGACAAGCCGCCGGCTAGAGTTACAGTACAAGCGGCGAGGCTACCGAGAGACGTATTGGTGGAAATTGCGGTGATAGCAGTAAAATAA